Proteins found in one Spirochaetota bacterium genomic segment:
- a CDS encoding cytochrome c biogenesis protein CcdA: MTRLLSVFAIIATLLALILQPLSPAWSFSGIRVQSAEKQTAITAGSSGYFIIELTIPRGSYIYGNPKGPGIGKPTTVRVVPVAGFAFQPARFLPPGRYTAAGEKDFVWIYEGATSILLPFYVDPEVKPSTHSIKIIVEALVCTHGACMPQMMDIDHSIKVLPSYPASVKFSAETLSRYTIFSSDAPDKTAVGTPPSGSIKDARFTPRYVSASDISSIVQAVLLGLIAGLILNFMPCVLPVVSLKLMGFVRHVGEQRGTLKRLGLLFSLGILTSFAVLAALGSFLGYNWGELFQKRLFLVGMIAVIFAMGLSLLGVFTLGVPSFASRVSRGIGNAYVDSYVKGMLATLLATPCSGPFLGGTLAFAFTQPPTVIFAIFMSIGVGMAFPYLALAAAPGLIRFVPRPGDWMVIFEQAMGLLLLGTTVYLMGILHADSFIPVLWFLLVLAIGLWQYGRFGNITRSARSRAVSAAVLVLFTAAGYWLSFEAFDGANKRAAVASTAGFSMEALESNREAGRISIVKFTADWCPNCVLVEKTSLYTPDVVARINEQSITLFTADLTRENPAAQDLLRALGSRSIPLLAVFPPGKRFNEPVCLRDIYSEKDVLEAILLASSP; the protein is encoded by the coding sequence ATGACACGACTGTTGTCCGTATTCGCCATTATAGCGACGCTCCTGGCGCTTATCCTACAGCCGCTTTCCCCCGCGTGGAGCTTCTCCGGCATACGCGTGCAGAGCGCCGAAAAGCAGACGGCAATCACCGCCGGTAGCAGCGGTTATTTCATTATTGAATTGACGATTCCCCGAGGCTCCTACATCTACGGGAACCCCAAGGGCCCGGGGATTGGTAAGCCGACTACGGTGCGCGTGGTCCCCGTTGCGGGGTTTGCGTTCCAGCCCGCCCGTTTCCTTCCCCCCGGCCGGTATACGGCCGCCGGCGAAAAAGACTTCGTCTGGATATACGAGGGCGCAACGAGCATTCTCCTCCCGTTCTACGTGGACCCGGAGGTAAAACCGTCAACGCACTCAATAAAAATTATAGTAGAGGCGCTTGTGTGCACGCATGGGGCCTGCATGCCGCAGATGATGGACATTGACCACAGTATCAAAGTACTTCCCTCCTATCCCGCTTCCGTGAAATTCTCGGCAGAGACTCTCTCGCGATATACGATATTCTCTTCAGATGCGCCTGATAAAACGGCCGTTGGCACACCGCCGTCCGGATCGATAAAAGACGCGCGTTTCACCCCTCGCTACGTGTCGGCAAGCGACATCTCGAGTATCGTTCAGGCCGTGCTCTTGGGCCTCATCGCGGGGCTTATCCTCAATTTCATGCCCTGCGTGCTTCCGGTGGTAAGCCTGAAGCTCATGGGATTCGTGCGCCACGTCGGCGAGCAGCGCGGCACGCTCAAAAGGCTGGGCCTTCTGTTTTCGCTCGGCATCCTCACCAGCTTCGCCGTGCTGGCCGCGCTCGGCTCGTTCCTCGGCTACAACTGGGGCGAGCTTTTCCAGAAACGCCTCTTCCTCGTCGGCATGATAGCGGTAATCTTCGCCATGGGACTTTCACTCCTCGGCGTTTTCACGCTCGGCGTGCCCTCGTTCGCGTCGCGGGTCTCGCGCGGGATCGGCAATGCTTACGTCGATTCCTATGTCAAGGGAATGCTCGCCACGCTCCTCGCCACGCCCTGCAGCGGACCGTTCCTCGGAGGGACGCTGGCCTTCGCCTTCACCCAGCCGCCCACGGTGATATTCGCGATCTTCATGAGCATCGGCGTCGGCATGGCCTTCCCTTATTTGGCGCTCGCGGCCGCTCCAGGGCTCATCCGTTTCGTCCCCAGGCCGGGTGACTGGATGGTCATCTTCGAACAGGCGATGGGGCTCCTTTTGCTCGGCACCACCGTCTACCTAATGGGCATCCTCCACGCTGACAGTTTTATACCGGTACTGTGGTTTCTTCTCGTACTCGCAATCGGGCTCTGGCAATACGGGCGGTTCGGAAACATTACACGAAGCGCGAGGAGCAGGGCGGTCTCCGCCGCGGTGCTTGTTCTTTTCACCGCCGCCGGATACTGGCTTTCATTCGAGGCCTTCGACGGCGCGAACAAACGCGCCGCGGTCGCTTCAACGGCCGGGTTTTCCATGGAAGCGCTCGAGTCGAACAGGGAGGCGGGCAGGATATCGATCGTGAAGTTCACCGCGGACTGGTGCCCCAACTGCGTCCTGGTGGAGAAAACATCCCTCTACACCCCAGACGTCGTGGCGCGGATAAATGAACAGTCCATTACGCTTTTTACGGCCGACCTCACGCGCGAAAACCCGGCGGCGCAGGACCTCCTTCGCGCGCTCGGCAGCCGCTCCATCCCGCTTCTGGCTGTCTTCCCGCCCGGGAAGCGTTTTAACGAACCCGTGTGCCTGCGGGATATTTACAGCGAGAAGGACGTGCTCGAGGCGATTCTACTGGCGTCGTCGCCCTGA
- a CDS encoding M15 family metallopeptidase: protein MAGPAECGGKGYSGSYAGIAIEKFLTGRFDPEREKGFVELSTLGVPVQGGRQYLRREAAEALAAMFRDFRKTHPGLEFRVRSSTRSWGHQKTIWESKWYGAMPAGGVRLAEAISDPGARAVKILEFSSMPGTSRHHWGTDFDLQELDNRYYESGPGKTLYRWLAVKAQSYGFCQPYTAGRTGGHMEEKWHWSYMPLAGGYLADWIRIFKECPACLTEEDGFAGSDAALPLAVRYVESINPACR from the coding sequence GTGGCGGGACCCGCGGAGTGCGGAGGGAAGGGCTATTCGGGATCGTATGCCGGCATAGCGATCGAAAAATTCCTGACTGGACGGTTCGATCCGGAGAGGGAGAAGGGTTTCGTCGAGCTGTCGACGCTCGGCGTTCCGGTGCAGGGAGGGCGTCAGTATCTTCGCCGGGAGGCCGCGGAGGCGCTGGCGGCAATGTTCCGTGATTTCAGGAAGACCCACCCGGGCCTTGAATTCCGTGTGCGGAGCTCGACCCGGAGCTGGGGACACCAGAAGACAATATGGGAAAGCAAGTGGTACGGGGCGATGCCTGCCGGAGGAGTGCGGCTTGCCGAAGCGATAAGCGATCCCGGTGCGCGGGCCGTGAAGATATTGGAATTTTCCTCGATGCCCGGCACCTCGCGGCACCACTGGGGGACCGATTTTGACCTTCAGGAGCTCGATAACCGCTATTACGAGTCGGGCCCGGGAAAAACTTTATATCGCTGGCTCGCCGTTAAAGCGCAGTCGTACGGCTTCTGCCAGCCCTATACCGCGGGGCGCACCGGCGGACATATGGAGGAGAAATGGCACTGGTCATATATGCCGCTGGCCGGGGGCTATCTTGCGGACTGGATCCGTATCTTTAAAGAGTGTCCGGCATGCCTCACGGAAGAGGACGGCTTTGCGGGATCGGATGCGGCGCTGCCCCTGGCCGTCCGGTACGTGGAGAGCATCAACCCGGCCTGCCGGTAG
- a CDS encoding ChaN family lipoprotein translates to MRCALWLDVYTGEPVSFDSMIEDCLKADVIYIGERHGLKRHHDMQRSFVEALAAKGRTLLLGIEQMESHYQPALDRFNRGEIDFDRLAADTDWERRWSNYLDYRAVLEACREAGGSVLALNARAEVVRAVARAGLCALDERERAELPAEIDLENEEHKRLLGMMLPVHAFTSGEGLRRMYEAQVARDEKMADILSERLLKENAAGNNSIIVVIAGAAHFAYGLGVPSRVGRRVPGIRGRIIILSESGDLRPGERERMMARDTGITHEGLKFISKPIADYIHITERAK, encoded by the coding sequence GTGAGGTGCGCGCTCTGGCTCGATGTCTATACCGGGGAGCCGGTATCATTCGATTCGATGATCGAGGATTGTTTGAAGGCCGATGTGATATACATCGGCGAGCGGCACGGCCTGAAGCGCCATCACGACATGCAGCGGTCGTTTGTCGAGGCGCTTGCGGCGAAAGGCAGGACGCTGCTGCTGGGGATCGAACAGATGGAGTCGCACTACCAGCCGGCGCTTGACCGGTTTAATCGCGGGGAGATCGATTTCGACCGGCTTGCCGCCGATACGGACTGGGAGCGGCGGTGGAGCAATTACCTTGATTACCGTGCCGTCCTGGAGGCGTGCAGGGAGGCCGGAGGATCGGTGCTCGCGCTCAATGCGCGAGCCGAGGTAGTGCGCGCAGTAGCCCGCGCAGGACTCTGTGCGCTGGATGAGCGTGAGCGCGCAGAACTGCCCGCCGAAATCGATCTTGAGAATGAAGAACACAAGCGATTGCTGGGTATGATGCTTCCGGTGCACGCGTTCACCAGCGGAGAGGGGCTTCGCCGTATGTATGAGGCGCAGGTCGCACGCGACGAAAAGATGGCCGACATTCTTTCGGAGAGGCTGTTGAAGGAAAACGCCGCCGGAAATAATTCTATCATTGTTGTCATCGCCGGGGCGGCGCATTTTGCGTACGGACTCGGGGTGCCCTCAAGGGTAGGCCGCCGCGTTCCGGGCATACGCGGGCGCATCATCATCCTCTCCGAAAGCGGAGACCTGCGCCCGGGAGAGCGCGAGCGGATGATGGCTCGCGATACCGGCATCACTCACGAGGGCCTGAAATTCATCTCCAAACCCATCGCAGACTATATACACATAACCGAAAGGGCGAAGTGA
- a CDS encoding anaerobic ribonucleoside-triphosphate reductase activating protein — protein sequence MNIKGIHKTSLIDFPGRICSVFFTGGCNLRCGYCHNPELACNSGSLRLYSNDEALGFIKKRRGFIDGVTISGGEPTISRNLESFIGAVKEMSMAVKIDTNGLNPEVVARLVDKALVDYIAIDIKTSPQKYDFVVGRQVDFSRVIETVETVKSSGLEYELRTTCIPKYVKLEDFGSIGAALGRVKRYYLQQFVADVTLDESFHNLKPYPVETLYGFREYVATFADLCELRGV from the coding sequence ATGAATATAAAGGGAATACACAAAACCTCGCTGATAGACTTTCCCGGTAGGATATGCTCGGTTTTCTTTACCGGGGGGTGCAACCTCCGGTGCGGCTACTGCCATAATCCCGAGCTCGCCTGCAACAGCGGCAGCCTGCGGTTGTATTCCAACGACGAGGCGCTCGGCTTTATTAAAAAGCGCCGGGGCTTTATCGACGGCGTGACCATCTCGGGCGGTGAGCCCACCATCTCGAGAAATCTGGAGTCGTTTATCGGAGCCGTCAAGGAGATGTCCATGGCGGTGAAGATCGACACCAACGGCCTCAACCCCGAGGTGGTGGCGCGCCTTGTCGACAAGGCTCTGGTCGATTATATCGCTATCGACATCAAGACATCGCCGCAGAAGTACGATTTCGTTGTGGGGCGGCAGGTCGATTTTTCGCGCGTGATTGAGACGGTTGAAACGGTAAAAAGCTCCGGACTGGAGTATGAGCTTCGGACCACCTGCATCCCGAAGTACGTGAAGCTCGAAGACTTCGGGAGTATCGGGGCCGCGCTCGGCCGCGTAAAAAGATATTACCTGCAGCAGTTCGTGGCCGATGTCACGCTGGACGAGTCCTTCCACAATTTAAAGCCATATCCCGTCGAAACGCTCTACGGTTTCCGCGAATATGTAGCCACCTTTGCCGACCTGTGCGAGCTTCGCGGCGTCTGA
- the nrdD gene encoding anaerobic ribonucleoside-triphosphate reductase, which yields MKKDRRIPVEVYSRVVGYFRPVNQWNKGKREEFNERREFSLKDVKEACIYEYKGNTQNLADRLSR from the coding sequence ATGAAGAAGGACAGGCGGATCCCCGTTGAGGTGTATTCCCGAGTGGTCGGATATTTCAGGCCGGTCAACCAGTGGAACAAGGGGAAACGGGAGGAGTTCAACGAAAGAAGGGAGTTCTCCCTCAAGGATGTCAAGGAAGCATGCATATATGAATATAAAGGGAATACACAAAACCTCGCTGATAGACTTTCCCGGTAG
- a CDS encoding ribonucleoside triphosphate reductase: MEDNASRVQYIRKRDGRILPFDAEKITDAIFKAAKAVGGSNRETAQSVCDSVVGILDILHYKEGRTPTVENVQDLVEKMLIERGHARVAKAFILYREQHRKIREGKDLLNEGIQLIEHYLDRSDWRVNENSNMSYSLQGLNNHIASAITAKYWLERLYPPEIREAHVSCDFHLHDLGLLSAYCVGWDLRDLLLRGFGGVPGKVESRPARHFRSALGQVVNFFYTLQGESAGAQAFANFDTYLAPFIFYDRLTKTEVKQCLQEFVFNMNIPTRVGFQTPFTNVTLDLKVPSTIGEEYVVIGGEIRDRKYAEFQEEMNVFNVAFAECLLEGDARNRIFTFPIPTYNITADFDWENPAHDRLWEMTAKYGIPYFANFVNSDMDPEDARSMCCRLRLDNRELRSRGGGLFGANPLTGSIGVVTINMPRLGHLAKDEAGFFERLAHLMDLAKDSLEIKRKVLENFTLSNLYPYTRVYLSDEYERNGRYWLNHFSTVGLVGMNETCVNLLGSDISTPEGKGFTIRVLDFMRERIRGYQNETGNLYNLEATPAEGVSYRFAKHDRDAYPDIKSAGTNEPYYTNSVHLPVGHTEDIFDALDHQDELQTRFTGGTVVHGFIGEKIDDPQMVKHLVRRIAENYSLPYFTITPTFSICPVHGYIAGAHKFCPYEHTEEELERFGVEITARDADYNKKIAM, translated from the coding sequence ATGGAAGATAATGCGTCCCGGGTGCAGTATATACGTAAAAGGGATGGGCGAATTCTTCCCTTCGACGCCGAAAAGATTACCGACGCCATTTTCAAGGCGGCGAAGGCGGTCGGTGGGAGCAACAGGGAGACGGCGCAGTCGGTATGCGATTCCGTGGTCGGTATCCTCGATATACTGCATTACAAGGAAGGCAGAACCCCCACGGTCGAAAACGTCCAGGACCTCGTCGAGAAAATGCTCATTGAGAGGGGCCACGCGCGTGTCGCGAAGGCGTTCATACTCTATCGCGAGCAGCACCGCAAGATCCGCGAGGGCAAGGACCTCCTCAACGAGGGCATACAGCTCATCGAGCATTACCTTGACCGCTCCGACTGGCGCGTCAACGAGAACAGCAACATGAGCTATTCCCTTCAGGGGCTCAACAACCATATTGCCTCGGCGATCACTGCCAAGTACTGGCTCGAGCGTCTGTATCCGCCCGAGATACGCGAGGCGCATGTCTCCTGCGATTTCCATCTTCACGATCTGGGCCTCCTGTCCGCGTACTGCGTAGGATGGGACCTCAGGGACCTGTTGCTGCGGGGCTTCGGGGGCGTTCCGGGAAAGGTCGAAAGCCGCCCTGCGAGGCACTTTCGCAGCGCGCTCGGCCAGGTGGTAAATTTCTTCTACACCCTGCAGGGGGAATCGGCCGGCGCCCAGGCCTTCGCGAACTTCGACACCTATCTCGCTCCGTTCATCTTCTATGACCGGCTTACGAAGACCGAGGTGAAGCAGTGTCTGCAGGAGTTCGTGTTCAATATGAACATACCGACCCGCGTCGGTTTCCAGACACCCTTTACCAACGTGACTCTTGACCTCAAGGTCCCCTCGACGATCGGCGAGGAGTATGTGGTAATAGGCGGAGAGATCCGCGACAGGAAATACGCCGAGTTCCAGGAGGAGATGAACGTTTTCAACGTGGCGTTCGCCGAGTGCCTCCTCGAGGGCGACGCGCGAAACCGCATTTTCACCTTTCCCATTCCGACCTATAACATCACCGCCGACTTCGACTGGGAGAACCCGGCGCACGACCGGCTGTGGGAGATGACGGCAAAATACGGCATACCCTATTTCGCCAATTTCGTTAATTCCGACATGGACCCCGAGGACGCGCGCTCCATGTGCTGCCGCCTGAGGCTCGACAACAGGGAGCTCCGAAGCCGCGGCGGTGGGCTTTTCGGGGCGAACCCCCTTACGGGAAGCATCGGGGTGGTGACCATAAACATGCCCAGGCTCGGGCATCTCGCAAAGGATGAGGCGGGGTTTTTCGAGAGGCTCGCGCACCTCATGGACCTCGCGAAGGATTCGCTTGAGATAAAGCGGAAGGTGCTCGAGAACTTCACCTTGAGCAACCTGTATCCATATACAAGGGTATACCTCTCGGACGAATACGAGCGAAACGGCCGCTACTGGCTGAACCATTTCTCAACGGTCGGCCTGGTCGGGATGAACGAGACCTGCGTCAACCTGCTCGGAAGCGATATCTCAACGCCCGAGGGAAAGGGGTTTACCATACGCGTGCTCGACTTCATGAGGGAGCGCATACGGGGATACCAAAACGAGACCGGAAACCTCTACAACCTGGAGGCGACGCCCGCCGAGGGTGTGAGCTACCGTTTCGCGAAGCACGACAGGGACGCCTATCCCGACATCAAATCGGCCGGAACGAACGAGCCCTATTACACCAACTCGGTGCATCTCCCCGTAGGGCACACGGAAGATATCTTCGACGCGCTGGACCATCAGGACGAGTTGCAGACGCGCTTTACCGGCGGTACGGTTGTCCACGGGTTCATCGGCGAGAAGATCGACGACCCGCAGATGGTCAAGCACCTGGTGCGCCGCATCGCCGAGAACTATTCGCTGCCCTATTTTACCATCACCCCGACGTTCAGCATCTGCCCGGTGCACGGTTATATCGCGGGCGCCCATAAATTCTGCCCATACGAGCACACGGAGGAGGAGCTGGAGAGATTCGGCGTTGAGATTACGGCAAGAGATGCCGATTATAATAAAAAGATAGCGATGTAA
- a CDS encoding acyl-CoA thioesterase has product MEAKRVDESAIEMVQQMSHQDANLAGNVHGGVIMKAIDTTAGIVAARHAGSNVVTASIDRLDFHSPVYIGDILRLKAGLNFAGRTSMEVGVRVEAENFITGAVRHTSSANLTFVSLDAQGRPMEIPGLILETDEQRRRNAEAASRRSLRIQRD; this is encoded by the coding sequence GTGGAAGCAAAGCGAGTGGATGAAAGCGCGATCGAAATGGTACAGCAGATGTCGCATCAGGACGCCAACCTGGCGGGGAACGTGCACGGCGGTGTCATAATGAAAGCCATCGACACGACGGCGGGTATCGTCGCCGCGCGACATGCCGGCAGCAACGTGGTTACCGCGTCGATCGACCGGCTGGACTTTCACAGTCCGGTGTACATCGGGGATATACTGCGCCTGAAGGCCGGCCTGAACTTCGCCGGCAGGACGTCCATGGAGGTGGGCGTGCGCGTTGAGGCCGAGAACTTTATTACCGGGGCGGTACGGCATACCTCGTCGGCCAATCTTACGTTCGTGTCGCTCGACGCGCAGGGTAGGCCGATGGAGATACCCGGACTGATCCTTGAGACCGACGAACAAAGGAGGCGCAACGCCGAGGCCGCGTCCAGAAGGAGCCTCAGAATACAGCGCGACTGA
- a CDS encoding alpha/beta hydrolase produces MEPSLRVMNIGDAAIEYLFYDGDGPTIIMLHATGFLPWLWHPIARKLAGKYRIIAPYFCDHRHAEPEDGGLGWMILAEDLFRFCEALGNGPPYLVGHSMGATVMAIANAAHGSPAERMVIIEPIFLPQDFYRAKISVEQHPLASKSIKRRSHWSSRAAAKEYLRSRALFKNWDEEMLDLYVRHGMVNGPTEGLTLACSPRREASLFMGGMQYDPWPLLPKLSCPVLVVEGEESENRQFIDLKKAVSLMPRGEYASIAGAGHLVPMEKPAQTADMIQEFFSRPV; encoded by the coding sequence ATGGAACCTTCACTGCGTGTAATGAACATCGGAGATGCCGCCATAGAATACCTCTTTTATGACGGTGACGGTCCGACCATTATAATGCTGCACGCCACGGGCTTTCTCCCCTGGCTCTGGCACCCCATAGCGAGAAAACTCGCGGGGAAATACCGGATCATCGCGCCTTATTTCTGCGATCACCGGCATGCCGAGCCCGAGGACGGCGGCCTGGGATGGATGATACTGGCCGAGGACCTCTTCCGCTTTTGCGAAGCGCTGGGCAATGGTCCTCCGTATCTGGTGGGGCATTCCATGGGCGCGACGGTGATGGCGATCGCGAACGCGGCGCACGGTTCGCCGGCGGAACGGATGGTGATCATAGAGCCCATATTCCTGCCGCAGGATTTTTACCGTGCAAAGATCAGCGTTGAGCAACATCCGCTGGCGTCGAAGTCCATAAAGCGCCGCAGTCACTGGAGCAGCCGCGCAGCGGCGAAAGAGTATCTGCGCTCGAGGGCGCTCTTTAAAAACTGGGACGAAGAGATGCTCGACCTGTACGTGCGCCATGGGATGGTGAATGGTCCCACCGAAGGGCTTACGCTCGCCTGTTCTCCAAGACGGGAAGCGTCGCTTTTCATGGGTGGTATGCAGTACGATCCGTGGCCGCTGTTGCCGAAGCTTTCCTGTCCGGTTCTGGTGGTTGAGGGAGAAGAGAGCGAAAACCGTCAGTTCATCGACCTGAAAAAAGCGGTCTCGCTCATGCCACGCGGGGAGTATGCCAGTATAGCCGGCGCGGGACACCTGGTTCCGATGGAAAAGCCCGCGCAGACTGCGGATATGATACAGGAGTTTTTTTCGCGCCCCGTCTGA
- a CDS encoding trypsin-like peptidase domain-containing protein, which produces MTVRRTAVLPIFLVLFASLFIYPFSCSQKDAPVFGESSPSPIKSSAEAVKATEIQKAFRDIYDIYKDRVVFIATEQTVKIPQHPFFNDPFFREFFGAPQQGPRTQRRTGLGTGFLLSEDGYICTNHHVVSGVDKITIKINEKEYPATIIGSDQKTDIALLKISPREKLKPVFLGNSDEVRVGDWAIAIGNPFGLDKTFTVGVISATGRRDVDMMGGSQSHIQTDASINPGNSGGPLININGEVIGINRMIYSNSGGNLGIGFAIPINTARSILEQLKVHKKIKRGYIGVQIVPLTEEYARQFGLKAAEGALIGGLEENGPAARAGVRAGDVIIKLNDAPIRDHNMLVDIVGKTPIGKTLKATVWREGKELNLFIKVSERP; this is translated from the coding sequence ATGACCGTCAGGAGAACCGCAGTACTACCCATATTCCTCGTCCTGTTCGCTTCGCTGTTCATTTACCCGTTCTCATGCTCTCAGAAAGACGCGCCGGTATTCGGAGAGTCGTCCCCGTCACCGATAAAGTCGAGCGCCGAGGCCGTCAAGGCGACGGAGATCCAGAAGGCCTTCAGGGACATCTACGACATCTACAAGGACAGGGTGGTGTTCATCGCGACCGAGCAGACGGTAAAAATACCACAGCACCCGTTCTTCAACGATCCGTTTTTCAGGGAATTCTTCGGCGCACCGCAGCAGGGACCACGAACCCAGCGGCGTACCGGACTGGGGACTGGCTTCCTTTTGTCCGAGGACGGTTATATCTGCACCAACCACCATGTGGTTTCCGGCGTGGATAAAATCACGATCAAAATCAACGAAAAGGAATACCCCGCGACGATCATCGGCTCGGACCAGAAAACTGATATCGCGCTTCTGAAAATATCGCCCAGGGAAAAGCTCAAACCGGTGTTCCTCGGCAATTCCGACGAGGTCCGGGTCGGCGACTGGGCCATCGCGATCGGAAACCCCTTCGGATTGGATAAGACCTTCACCGTGGGAGTGATAAGCGCCACCGGCCGCAGGGACGTCGATATGATGGGCGGTTCGCAGTCCCACATCCAGACCGACGCGTCGATCAACCCCGGCAATTCCGGCGGTCCGCTCATCAATATTAACGGCGAGGTCATCGGTATCAATCGAATGATCTATTCCAACAGCGGCGGCAATCTCGGCATCGGTTTTGCGATCCCCATCAATACGGCCAGATCCATACTCGAACAGCTCAAGGTCCACAAGAAGATTAAACGCGGGTATATCGGCGTGCAGATCGTGCCCCTTACCGAAGAATATGCCAGACAGTTCGGTCTCAAGGCGGCGGAAGGCGCCCTGATCGGCGGCCTGGAGGAAAATGGCCCCGCGGCCAGAGCAGGCGTCCGGGCGGGCGACGTTATCATAAAACTCAACGACGCCCCGATCAGGGACCATAATATGCTCGTGGACATTGTGGGCAAAACGCCAATTGGAAAAACTCTCAAGGCCACGGTATGGAGGGAGGGGAAGGAGCTTAACCTGTTCATTAAGGTTTCAGAGCGGCCGTAA